The Heliangelus exortis chromosome Z, bHelExo1.hap1, whole genome shotgun sequence genomic sequence CCACATAGCCACGGCAGCACTGCAAGCCAGAGTgctctgttagcagggctgcctcggCCACCGTGCTGTTCCTGGGCTACggagcaagtccccagggctgtagGGGCTCGTACCTGTCACAGTGGGGACTGATCCTCAGCAGGCTCCTGACTATGTCCTCGGGGAACCTCTCGGCCAGCACCCGAAGCAGCGACCGCAGGCTGTGCCGGGCTGGCTCGCTGCAGACGTGCTCCACGGtgctgtggatgcacctcaGGACCTCATGTGCCTGGAGGGGACACGGGTGActatggtgctgccactggagtgcaaccatctcctcagctgccactgcaactgctgccctgcccatatccctctctgctgccttgacCTGGCTGCAGACGCCCAAGACGCTGGGatttgggagggagggggcaggcaTGGCATGGAGGTGCTGGCATGAGGACTGGGACTCGGGATAGCCACAGAGTATCCAGGAGAGTGAGaatgggggaggggggcagaggaACTTGTCTGGCCCTGGGTCTCCTTACCCTGCGAAAGGAAGGTCTCATGCCTGACTGCATCTCCCTGACAAGGAGAGCTCTGGGCGAGTCAATGAAGAGCACCAGgtcctgcaagaagaaaagccaatgctctgccctgggctctggtgACTTTCCCAGAGGTGGCAGCTTAGCTTAGCACCTGGCAGGCCTTGGATCCTTTTCCAGGGcctcctgggaacagcagccaagCCTGACTCGGCCTTcatgtccctggggtccctcccagcctcagggctCACACCAATCTGCTATGACCAGGGAGGTgaccagagccccttcccactgaagcctctgctcctttctgtgccGCCCGCCAAAAGTGACTTCTGTACCCCTTGGGGTGCAGAAACCTCCGGAGGGGGTTGCACTGGGGAagctgtgacctgctctggaaatgccagacctgaAAGAGTTGCTCCTGCAGGAGTTGCTCACTGAGGGTGTAGGAGCAAGAGTGGGGTCCCaaatccctcagctgcttctccataTCACTCAGGTCATCCtgcaaggagaagagaaggttatgGGGCTCCTTTATTGATCCCTCCTACCCCCAAAGACACTCTGGtctcttttgggtttttgtttgtttgtttgttggttttttttgtgtgtgtgtgtctttttccccagctttgcccagacGTCAGCTGTCCGGGAAAGGGATCTTTGAGCatgggggcagctggagcaggcacaagtaGGTCAGGTGGCAGTCTCTGTGGGTAGGTACCTCTCCTGTCTCCTCCACGGTGTCCAGCAAGAGcagctcatcctcctcctcctcagcggATGACCAAGTCAAATATGTGCTGGACGCAGACTCAGAATCTAAGCAGGCAAGAGAGAAGggtgagctgaaggtgctggcaggagaggctgaagagccccagccGGCCCCCAGCCGTGTGCCAGCTCCCAAGGagagagccagccctgggccagGGCACCCAAAGAGGGGACTGCCACGGATCAGGCCAGGGATGTGCCCAGCAAgcactgccatgcaggagcacagcaaagcagccaaaggcccctcactcacctgtctccagcagctgggcctTGTACAGCTCGCTTGTGGTGGGGGGATggcttcctccttcttctcccgCCTTggccagctggggctggctcGGGGGTCTCTGTTCcttggggaaggaagagaggccATGGGGGTGGGATAAGGGGCTGGCTCTCTCCTCactcctgggggaggaggagaggcccTGGGGGGTGGGTatgggggtggcagtgctgctggcctcAAGGCTGCACTGCCTGTGGGGAGAGCCCGTGGGACCAAGGGGGCTgtgtgggggcagggagaggtcTGGGGTGGGCTCTTCATGGCCCGGCCATGGATCTccaggggatggaggctcctgggcagcctgcaaAGAACCAGAGCCCTCAGGGTCTGGGTCAAGGCTCCCAGTAGACAGACCACAAGGGGCTGTCATGTTCCTCCACGTATTCCCCTGCTGCATCCGCACAGGCCACGCTTCAGCCCCAgactcagccccagccccggccccagcccctggctgagTACTCTCCTGGCGACCAGAAGAACCTTCTTGGTCCACTTGGCTTCTCTCGGGTGCAGACATTGCTCAGTTCTCCTCTACAGAACTGTGCTCGAGTCTGATCCCACGCTTGTCCTCCCGGACACTGAGCCAGGACCTCCTTTGCACTCGGAAGGGACCTCGGGACCCAGGGTGTCACGGGTGATGTCACAAAGGGTCCCCTTGTGACCTGGCAATCAAGCAGggtgtgtccaggtgggtgctggcacatggaatcatagaaccatcatggctggaaaggaccttcaaggtCACTGAGTCCGAGTGTCAGTCCTACACTACCTGAACCACTACCACCCCAagcaccacagctgcccctttgtTGAACagcttcagggatggagactccaccagcAAAAACTTCACAAAACCTTCAGCTTGCTATTTGGAGACAAAGCATCAATCCCAGATCGAAAGCAAGAGCTGACTTCAGTGCCACTCCTATCCAGCTGACATCGCCATTAGCAAAATTGTTGTCAGCTTACTTGGAGGATGGTGGGAGACCTGCTCTGCCACTAATGTTCCACTGGATCAATCCCCTATTCACAACTGCCAGAAACCTTCCCCAGTCTACTTGTGAGCTGCAGGCCATTTCCCCAGAAAAGGTTTAAGGTTATCTCCTATCGACTGTGAGGTGCGGACCAGACAGCTGAAGTCGTCTCCTTAAGGAAACTAATGATAGGAttaatctctcctttttcagtctGGAATTCCTCGTTTAAACCCAACCACGCTGCCCAGGAAGATCCGTGCTTTCAGAATGCGGCTTGTTCAGCTTCGGTGATcaattctttcattgttttcctgcagagctttttGGCTTGGTatggtgtggtttggtttggtttcgtttggtggggttttttgttttattttgacggtttgttttttgtggttttttagcTCTTTGTGTTTTTCATGGGTTTCCTTTTTTAGCCTTATCATTCCAAGAGTATAGTCATGTCTTTCCAAAAAATCAATATTCAGTTGAGTCCCTTTCAGTGCACATCAGGCCACATGGTACACAGAGAATTGTTCTTGTTCTCCTGCAACCACTTTTATACTCATTCTCGTTCTGTAAAGTCACTCTTACCTAATTCCTTTTCTTAGCCCCTAAGCATTGTACGTTaatattcttctgctttccGTAGTTATTGccttgtgtgttttgtttgttgttgttttttgttttcttgcttttttcttaagcttttaaataaaagatgtgCTCAGTAACAGCCAGTCCTGTCCACTTCAGgataaaaaactttaaatactttaaatagtAGCCCTTCAGCTACATGGTCAAGGAAAATGTATCCGTTCAGAtctcctttctgtgaagaaacatGACTAATCGCAGAGGAGTTTAGAATCAGTATTTTCCGGGAGGACTATTTTACATACAGCAAGTCACTTCTTGGTATATGGTAGGAACCACCACTTTACGATAATTAAAATCGCTCGGGgagcaattttttatttctgaaagaatagTCACAGATGCCCATAGAATTTCGCAGCTCAGTGACTGATCTAATACACTTACTATCCATAGGGGGTTATCACTCTGCTAATCTCAACTATCACCTTCAAATGAAGTCCTCAGTTGCGGAATGGCTTTAGTTtgggtggtggttttttcctttgatgcaGTTCGGgtggatttttggggggtaaGATTTGTAAAATCTCAATTATCAGTAAGAAATTGAATTTTGAAAACTAGCTAGAAATTGAGGCAATTTCTCTTCCATGCAAAACTCTCCTAGTCCAACCAAGCTGTAAGATGTGTGTAACTTTGACATGGGTGACCTGAATGAGCTGCACATGGTTCCCACAGAGAGAGGGAACCCTTCTCTTCCTTGCAGATTTTGTCacaagaagaacagaaatgaaaacagttatGCCAATATTGAACATACCATGTAAAAGCATTCAtataattaataacaaaaaaccaacagctgcagctgcaaggcTCTCGCTATTCTTCTTCCTTACATTTCTAAGCCATATCCcagtggaaagaaagcaaataaggaaaaaatactcgGAATGAAAGCATGTAGTAGCTAACAGCTCTGTGGAAGATGAAGGTcctgaaacacagaagacaATAGGAAAGGTTTGAGCCAAGTGCTTTTGAGCCAAACTTGGACTCGAGAAAAGGGATAAGCTGCTCAGAATGCTGAACTATGCAGGGAAGCCAGAACTTCACGTTGAATCAGACACACGAGAGAGCTAATAAGCGATGAATAGGTAGAGCTATGATCCACTTAGTCAGCAGTGGATCAATGAGAAAAATCACTAGCTACAGAAGAGTTATGTTGCCAGAGGAGTTACGAGCGATGAGTAAGTAAATCCTGGCTTCTACCTAAATTCACCAGTTCAACAACATCACTGCAGACAAAAGGGTAAACTGGTATCAGATGAAATTCCAAGGAACTCAATTATATTACAGATTAACCAAGATGAGGAGAAGCTTAGCAGCTTCACCAGCAAAACCTGCTGGCATTTGCCAGCCTAAAACCACCTGCTGCTATCAAGAAATCAGTTTGAAAACGTCAATTTTTAGgccatcttttatttttaagtcattgAAAGCCAACTAGCCAACACACAGCTGATGCTCAGATGTTCCCTGGAGTGATTGCTTAGAACGAGCCAaagacacacatacacatacacaaaaaaaaaaaaaaaaaaaaaaaaaaaaaaaatccaaaaaacacaaacacaaattcCTTGGCAAATACTGTAAAAACCAGCAACATCTTACAGGAGCTTCAACATCCGTAACGGAATCAGTGGCTGTAGGACATCAGCTCCCCCTcttgttttttcagctttgtttttttgagtcACAGCTAAGAAATATTTGCAGGGGAATAAAAAAGCAGTCTTTGAATTaccagaatttaaaatattaaaaaaaaagaaaaaaaatctgtgaatctttacagcttttgttccgttttatattaaaaaaaaaaaaaagtccttgaaTTATCCATAAATACGGTAACAGATACCAAAACATACAGCTACAGTTCTGCTTCAGTAACATCCTCATCAGGGCAACAATAATATTCCACAAAACAGATCTGTCCATCCTCATTCCTAATCATATACTGCAGTGAAAGAAATCCTTGGCCATCTGTTCGAATGGACACTTCACAAGATAAAGCCTATGCCTTTGTAGATGGTTTGAGCAAAGAAATCTTGTacctgcaagggaaaaaaaaaaaccaatctgaaaaaaatacattgtgcaGGGAAAAGCTGTAACTTTGCTCCTAATTAGACACCTAAACACTCATAAACAATTAGCAACATGCTAATTTATTCTTTGCCTGGTAACAACATTGGacaggcactgctcagcttttGAGCACAAACTTTCATCAGGCTGGAAGTATTCTTTTCCCACTGTACTAGTCAATGCTACACTAATGCAAAATCAGGGTTTTAAACTTTCTAGCTAGATCACGAGACCTGCCACACAGGGCACTGATCACAGAGTCCCTCAGCCCAGAGTTGTCTGGGTCTGCTTACAGTGGAATGCTTCCATCAAATCAGAGTCCCTAGGGTAGTCCAGATGTGCACTTCCTGCATTTCCAGAAGTCGATAACCTGAAGGCACCACCTCAGAATACACGGTAACAGCTCTCTAAAAACTCTACCACAATCACTTGCAATGTCTGTTGAGATATTCAAGAAACActattgtttgttttgcttcacttaattaaaaaatgctaaaggTTCCACACCAATGCCGTGTTTACCAGGTCGTCAAGGTATTCATTACATCCATTAACATTCCATATATTAATCCCATGACATATTGTGATTTGCCACGCTCCCTTCTTTAACTAAAGCCATCACTGAAAACAGCTCCTCTCTCTTcaccttgaaaacttccagtcCTGCCAATGGAAGCCAAGCATGAACATCTGAATTGAAAGCAATCTCCAGTACCTGAAGTAGGGTTTTTCTGGAGTCATGGCAATCTGCAGACCTTCACTGGTCATATCTGGTTCAGCAAATGCTTCTCGTAGCCCCTCTGACTGCAGGATAATTTTATTAACAACCTTCCTGTTTTACTGGCATATGAGGCACAGATCATTTCCGCAgagtcacagaataatttgggttggaaggaacctctacAGGTCATCTAACCTCTACAGGTCCctgtaagcagggacatccccaactggatcaggttgctcagagcctcatcgAGCCTCACCTTGAATCTCTCCAGGGTCGAGgccccagccacctcctgttCCATTTTATCACCACCCTTATGGTGAAGAACTCCTTCTTCACATCCAATCttaatctgctcttctctaaaaccattgcccctcgttcgtcctatcactccaggcccttgcaaacggtccctctccagccttcccgTAGCCCCTGCAGGCAAACTCAAAGGTCACTAGGAGGTCTCCccggagccttctcttctccaggctccacaagcccagctcccacagcctctcttcacaggagaggtgttcaaCCCCACGACCATTTTTGTGTCCTCCtcccatcaggtccatgtccttcctgtgctgagtgAGGGCTCCAGAGAcggatgcaatactccaggtgaggaCACAATGTCCTTACTTGGGCAGAAGTCTGTATCTGCTAAAGGTGCTCTGCAACAGCAGGTGATGTCTCTCTTGCTTATGACATTTGGTTTGGGCCAGCGGGTTGTgtgatttctgaagaacagttGAAATTCTGGACTGCTGCATCTTTCTGCTCACAGGACCAAGGGGACTTGGTCGTGTTAaatctcatacaattggccACGACCCATCGATCCAGGTTCCtttgcagagcctccctacTCCCAGGACGTTCCTCTCCCATCATCCCCTCTCCACTCATCCCCAAGACGTCCCCGTTTGTCTGTGGGGAGACCCCAAAACCAGCGACTTCTCCCCTGCTCATTCTAGTGCTCACCGGCTCCTCCTTGTGCCCCCAGATGCTTTCCAGTGCCCTCTCCTagttcccagcactgcccccagcagctcccagtgtcCCTCACTAACttccagtacctcccagtgccccccgCCCCATCTCACAGAGCTGATCCCACGGCCCCAGAACTTCCATTCCTGATTTAACAGACGCTCAGCTGGAAGGAAGTTGGTAGCTCAGCAGAGAACAGACCCCACACGTGCCGTGCCTTCCAAACgccacattttatttgggggacTTTGTGACCTCTTGGTAGCTCTGCCAGAACTGCCGTTTCCTCCTCTCtgatgagaaaaggaaagcaactctggctcagctgctgctggaggagagccTCAACAACTCCAGAGACACCCgggtgacctcctggaagtgatggaagaggaaggcatgagctgcttccagcaggtGGGGACAGCTGGAACTGTTGGCAGTCTCTGGATGCCAGAGCAACCAGCCACCAAGAGGTTGGTTTTGAGGCACTTGCAGCACTGGCTCACGATGCCCATGAAACTGAGctggacagggacagggacacctcccaccagcccaggctgctgccatcagcaaggGTTCCACATGGTCAGCTGTGAGCAGGACTGTCCCAGTGCTGGCGTGCTCAGTGATACAAGTTGAAGGTGAAACGTTCCCAATCTCCTGCTCatcctggcagctgccaaacaaagccctgaaaacaacaaagcagcGCTGGGGTTAACTGGAGCTTTGCTGCCTTAAACCCTGACCccttctcctctgagcctcctagCACCTCCCACCCCCAGAACCAGCGTGGGCAATGGCAGCAGCCACGCTGGCAGCCCGGGGAGTTGATGAGCTCCTCTTTTACCTGCCGGGTGCTTCCCGGAGCAACCACGGCCTCCGTCTGTGGAGCAAGAGGGGCAGGGTGGAGTTCCCAATGACATCTTCCCAGCTCCACCTTCATCACTGGCACCTTCAGTCCCccgctgctgctgtcccctgctgggAAGGTTTAATGGAGAGCGGTCTGAGGGGAGTCCTGGGTGTGGGCAGGAGAGTTTGGAGGGCACTGGTTTGGAGCGGGAGGCAGTCAAGCCCGGAGGTGCGCatgggaggtgtggggggcagcagccacagcGTGGCGTCAGTGGAGGTACCGTCAGGAAGATGGCACCAGGAGCTTTGTCCCTGAGTCAtctcagcagaaacagcagaacagaGATCGCAGGGACCATCGTGATCGttgctggtcctgctcagtttCCAGGTTCTGCAAGGTCTCAGCTGCCAAGGAACGGACTCTGGGCTCAGGGTCATTCTCCAAGCTCTGGAGGGCTGCGacaggaagaaagagagcagTGGTGACACCTCACTGTCTGCACAGCCTgtcctgtgccagccccatctctctccttccctggccaggaggagcaggtggcaggcaccaagggagcagctggaagctgctgctcagcaatcCCAGACTGcgctgggctggaagggaccttaaggatcaccccatcccaagccctgccagggacagggacacctcccaccagcccaggctgctccaagctccagccttcaacactgccaggggtggagcagccacagcttctctgggcagcctgggccagggtctcaccacgCTCGCAGTGAAGAACtccttcctaatgtccagccAAAATGTACCCTATGCATGCCCTAAGTGCCCCTGACAGGTTCGTCCCcggcagccccctgcccagcctctgtcccctgcccccaCCAGCCCCggccagcccagctctgacccTCCTCACCATCGCacatttcctgcagctcctccatgtCTGAGTCCTTACTCAGGTGCCgtgcagcagcccctgtgcacagagctcccgtcagacctccctctccccagcactgtggcagcacagcccccagcccggggctgccaggagagggtccccgggggctgtggctcacccatGAACTTGATGGCCGCCAATCTCACGTCGCACTGAGCGTCCCTCAGGTACGGCAGGCAGGCATGCACGTGGTACTTCACATCCCTGTCCCGCTCCACCTGGGGAGAGCCCAAGGTCACGGGGCTGGCTCAGGCCCTTCCCcgtgtgccagagcagtccctcagcccatcccaccccttcccctccaggccattcctttctgccagacagggctgcagccagagccacaggCAGGGGGGCCGGGGGGAACCGGTACGCTgcgtgctgctggcagggcccAGGTGGGccgggggctcctgcagcacccagggtcTGGGGGCAAGAGGGGCCTCAAGAAGAACCCCTGGGGGCTGCGTGcctgagggagggggaggggaaggggaaagtggaaaggggaaaatgggaagggaaagggggcaCGGAGCTCCAGCCTGTGTGTTCCgctctggagcagggccagcGAGGAACACCTGCACGaccacaccctgggcacatgggggatcccttgtccagcccaggccctggcacctggcaCCTGGCACCTGGTACCTGGGGGTTGTCCTCACCAGGATCTCTGCAATCCTCATTGTCCGCTTCCTTTTGACCTCCCTCTTGAGCTTTCTCCACCCCAGGATCTTTGCACAGATGAGGAGGGCTTCGGCAgaggcctgcaaagcagcacaccGTGGGAGCTGACACCACAGCTCAGAGGAGGAGACCTCTCATGCCCCGCCTCCTCTGGGCAAGGCTGcaagctgtccccagctacttatgggaagaggcagctggggacagagcctgaaggGGGTTCAGTGCCCGAGGCAAGCTCAGGGGACAGCCACCACCTCAGGTACAGCactctgccagccagcacaagagagacgggcaagagctgctgagctgctgccagggagggcttgggcagagggaagggcaaagtAGGTGGTCAGCTCTGAAGTCTGTACCTGGGCCACACTCTCGCTCTTATCGTTCATCCTTAGCAAGAGGGAGACCAGGTTCCCCTGGATTATTATCTGCATCCACCTCTCCTTTCCGCTCACCAGAGTCCCCATTGTTTCTCCAAAGAGCTTAATGGAGAGCTCCcgcacctggctggactcctagaaggaaggaagaaaggaaggaaggaaggacgacagggtggctgcagcaacagcctctccctctccttgccctctgcccctctgcaggcTCAGGTTCCCACATCAGCCTTACATCATCAAAGAGGAGAGGGAGCTTCTCCGCCAGCATCACTGTGATGTGGATGGCCTCCTCATCCCCGGTGGGGTGAGCTGTTAGCTtcctgaggaggagcagggcctCCACCCTGAGCTCTTCAGAGTTGTGCTCCAGTCTCCCCAGGATGCAGTCCAGCATAACCCTGTCCcgcatttctgctgcctgtgtgaagCAGAGAACTTCTGTGATGGTGGAGcagtggagcagcagcctggcagaaacGCTCTGTGTGCCGAGCATCGGCCTCCTGCCCGGCTTCCCGGCAGGTGCTGCGGGCGTCTCTGCcgcccctcctgcctcctgcctcctgcctcgggggctgagggagagccagggagagccagggagggcaggacagcaaaggctctgtggcccctgttcagccacccctctgctgacagccacctccttcctctcagccaggcccaaaccacctgccccagccccaggctgccaaggcaTCTCCACCTGACTAGGCCTTGCTCACCATCTCCGGGTCCTGTGCAACTGCCACCAAGCCCctgaccaccagcagaagcatCCTGTCACTGCCACAGTCCAGGTAAGACCGGAGGAGCTGCAGATCACTCGACTGCTTTGCCATGTCTTcgcagcccagcagctgaaaggacAACAGTGAAagacgggcagagctgcaggaccccgACGGTActgtgcagctcctggctcccactgccagctcagggccTGGGGACTGACACAGCCCATCCAGGGggaagccctgcctgtggacacgcAGGGCTGGCTCACTGCAGGGGTGGCTGAGCGCTGCCCCAGtaggaagggctggagggcagagggactgaGAGCCGAGCCCTCCgtcccagctctggggactGTCATCCCATCCCAGCCGGCAgccgcctgtgccagagggacggcTGCAGAAGCATCTCGCAGAGGCACTGCTTACCTCAACATAAAAAGCCATGGCAAAAGTGTTCTCCTGTTCCCTCCCGGAGTTTAGGGTGAAtttcatgtgcaggaagaggTAGAGCCGCACAAAACCTGAGCTCCTGCACATCTCTCTggtaagggaaagaaaagcagtgctggcagtgagcagggcaggcaaaacctggctgggattgccctgcccagcccagtcAGGATAGCCCAGGCCATGTCTTTGCCCGCAGCCGCAAACACCACTTGCTGAGAGCGCCCTGGTCTCTCCCCAGGCACGGAGCACCCCTCGCCACTCGGATCGCTCCCtggccagcactgcagctgcagcccggggcctgggtgcctggggaccTCTCTGCCCCTGGGCATGAGGCTTCTGAGGCTTGAGAGGGGttctcacctggccagcaaacTGACTGCTGCCTCCAGGGTCTCTCCTTGGAGCATCATGTCCCAGACGCCCTCCTCCTGCATCTGCTGGACATTCTCTCTACAGCCAGCAAGACACAGCAGATCTTTAATGGCCTCCACTGCctccctgtgtgcagagcaaggtc encodes the following:
- the LOC139789355 gene encoding maestro heat-like repeat-containing protein family member 7 isoform X2 gives rise to the protein MQEEGVWDMMLQGETLEAAVSLLAREMCRSSGFVRLYLFLHMKFTLNSGREQENTFAMAFYVELLGCEDMAKQSSDLQLLRSYLDCGSDRMLLLVVRGLVAVAQDPEMAAEMRDRVMLDCILGRLEHNSEELRVEALLLLRKLTAHPTGDEEAIHITVMLAEKLPLLFDDESSQVRELSIKLFGETMGTLVSGKERWMQIIIQGNLVSLLLRMNDKSESVAQASAEALLICAKILGWRKLKREVKRKRTMRIAEILVERDRDVKYHVHACLPYLRDAQCDVRLAAIKFMALQSLENDPEPRVRSLAAETLQNLETEQDQQRSRWSLRSLFCCFC
- the LOC139789355 gene encoding maestro heat-like repeat-containing protein family member 7 isoform X1; the protein is MQEEGVWDMMLQGETLEAAVSLLAREMCRSSGFVRLYLFLHMKFTLNSGREQENTFAMAFYVELLGCEDMAKQSSDLQLLRSYLDCGSDRMLLLVVRGLVAVAQDPEMAAEMRDRVMLDCILGRLEHNSEELRVEALLLLRKLTAHPTGDEEAIHITVMLAEKLPLLFDDESSQVRELSIKLFGETMGTLVSGKERWMQIIIQGNLVSLLLRMNDKSESVAQASAEALLICAKILGWRKLKREVKRKRTMRIAEILVERDRDVKYHVHACLPYLRDAQCDVRLAAIKFMGAAARHLSKDSDMEELQEMCDALQSLENDPEPRVRSLAAETLQNLETEQDQQRSRWSLRSLFCCFC